One window of Medicago truncatula cultivar Jemalong A17 chromosome 2, MtrunA17r5.0-ANR, whole genome shotgun sequence genomic DNA carries:
- the LOC11415973 gene encoding transcription factor bHLH147: MSSPMISNPTSTTDRSHRIRKKKKAQSKTQQAQEQQQRENSRAKWRSQAQQQIYSSKLHQALARVNIGGTTGGPRRGKAVREAADRALAVAAKGRTRWSRAILKNKLRLKFRKQKRHQQNRAVGPARSKKARFGVLRLKGKTLPAVQRKVKILGRLVPGCRKEPLPVILEEVIDYIPALEMQVRAMSALADLLYGASSSAAAASGGSGFPPAS, encoded by the coding sequence ATGTCATCACCTATGATCTCAAACCCAACATCAACAACTGATCGATCACAcagaataagaaaaaagaagaaagccCAATCCAAAACCCAGCAAGCCCAAGAACAACAACAGAGAGAAAATAGCCGTGCTAAATGGAGGTCACAAGCCCAACAACAAATCTACTCTTCCAAACTCCACCAGGCTCTGGCAAGAGTCAACATCGGCGGCACCACTGGAGGGCCTCGTCGAGGCAAGGCCGTCCGTGAAGCCGCTGACAGAGCTCTCGCCGTCGCCGCAAAAGGAAGAACAAGATGGAGTAGAGCCATACTAAAAAACAAGCTCAGACTCAAATTCCGAAAACAGAAGAGACATCAACAAAACCGGGCTGTTGGACCGGCCCGGTCTAAAAAAGCCCGGTTCGGTGTTTTACGTCTTAAAGGAAAGACTCTACCAGCGGTTCAGAGAAAAGTTAAAATTCTGGGCCGGTTAGTTCCTGGTTGTAGAAAAGAACCGTTACCGGTTATTCTTGAAGAAGTTATTGATTATATACCAGCTCTTGAGATGCAAGTTCGTGCCATGTCAGCCCTAGCTGATTTACTCTACGGTGCTTCCTCTTCCGCCGCCGCTGCCAGCGGTGGCTCCGGCTTCCCGCCGGCGAGTTAA
- the LOC11417468 gene encoding probable protein phosphatase 2C 42: MLQSLMNLLSPCWKPFGHGGDDSSSAVVGREGKDGLLWFRDIGKYGSGEFSMAVVQANQILEDQCQIESGPLGTFVGVYDGHGGPDAARYVCDHLFRNFQAASSESRGVVTEETIRSAFRLTEEGFTAMVTELWNTRPQVATTGTCCLVGAIFQQTLFIANLGDSRVVLGKKVGNTGGVAAIQLSTEHNANLEAIRHELKELHPHDPQIVVLKHGVWRVKGIIQVSKSIGDVYMKHAQFNREPINAKFRLPEPMHMPILSANPSILCHPLQPNDSFLIFASDGLWEHLNNDQAVEIVHRNPRAGSAKRLIKAALQEAARKREMRYSDLRSIDKKVRRHFHDDITVIVLFLNHDLITRGTVQNPPLSIRSALNH, encoded by the exons ATGCTTCAGTCATTGATGAATCTTCTCTCTCCATGTTGGAAGCCGTTCGGGCACGGTGGTGACGATTCTTCATCCGCCGTTGTTGGAAGAGAAGGGAAAGACGGATTGCTTTGGTTTCGTGATATCGGAAAATATGGCTCCGGTGAATTCTCTATGGCTGTTGTTCAAGCGAATCAGATTCTTGAAGATCAGTGTCAGATCGAATCTGGACCGCTTGGAACGTTTGTAGGTGTTTATGATGGTCATGGTGGACCTGATGCTGCTCGTTACGTTTGTGATCATTTGTTTCGTAATTTTCAAG CGGCATCAAGTGAGTCACGGGGTGTTGTGACTGAAGAGACAATTCGATCGGCATTTCGTTTAACAGAAGAGGGGTTTACTGCTATGGTTACTGAACTGTGGAATACTCGGCCTCAAGTTGCAActactggaacatgttgtttGGTTGGAGCAATTTTTCAGCAGACCCTTTTTATTGCGAATCTAGGAGATTCCCGTGTTGTGTTGGGAAAGAAAGTTGGGAATACTGGTGGGGTTGCAGCTATTCAGCTGTCTACGGAACATAATGCGAATCTTGAGGCTATTAGACATGAACTTAAAGAATTACACCCTCATGATCCACAAATTGTTGTCCTCAAGCATGGAGTGTGGAGAGTAAAAGGCATTATTCag GTTTCTAAATCTATAGGGGACGTATATATGAAACATGCACAGTTTAACCGGGAACCAATTAATGCGAAGTTCAGACTTCCTGAACCAATGCACATGCCTATCTTGTCTGCTAATCCATCTATTCTTTGTCATCCTCTCCAACCAAATGATTCATTCCTTATATTTGCATCAGATGGTTTATGGGAGCACCTGAATAATGACCAAGCAGTCGAGATTGTCCACAGAAATCCACGTGCT GGTAGTGCCAAGAGACTTATCAAGGCGGCCCTGCAGGAAGCAGCCAGAAAACGTGAAATGCGATATTCAGACCTTCGTTCAATTGACAAGAAAGTTCGACGGCATTTTCATGACGATATAACTGTTATTGTTTTATTCTTAAATCATGACCTTATAACTAGAGGTACAGTTCAAAACCCGCCACTGTCAATTCGAAGTGCTCTCAATCACTGA
- the LOC11412963 gene encoding uncharacterized protein, whose translation MKEQQTPTKLSAPRSAENRTARSNDFPSKKSRKISNKSVNSSSASFSEESVDLSLISEITEENLNEDVSTFLLEEPSSVTLLQPEKKTDTGENSSSNCFDVCEFDKFTSVEDDITVNFLKNFKPDEILPLDNADPPYKKLRDEIIEYVLQDLRRDALPKEEIQMQSQPQVVSRKKKPFLFLFVILFIALLAILFFTPDDDCRLVPT comes from the exons ATGAAAGAGCAACAAACACCAACCAAACTCTCTGCACCTCGCTCCGCAGAGAATCGCACCGCAAGATCCAATGACTTTCCGTCGAAGAAATCCAGAAAG ATCTCAAACAAGAGCGTGAATTCTTCATCTGCTTCGTTTTCTGAAGAATCGGTTGATTTATCGCTGATTTCTGAGATCACTGAAGAAAATCTCAACGAAGATGTTTCA ACTTTCTTGTTGGAAGAACCTTCTTCTGTCACTTTGCTTCAGCCTGAAAAGAAAACCGACACAGGGGAGAATAGTTCCAGCAATTGCTTTGATGTGTGTGAATTTGACAAATTCACTTCTGTGGAGGATGATATCACTGtgaattttctcaaaaattttAAACCAGATGAAATCCTCCCTTTGGACAATGCTGATCCTCCGTATAAGAAGCTTAGGGATGAGATAATTGAGTATGTTTTGCAAGATCTCAGACGCGATGCACTGCCAAAGGAGGAAATTCAGATGCAATCGCAACCTCAAGTGGTTTCGCGGAAGAAGAAACCATTTCTGTTTCTATTTGTCATTTTGTTCATTGCACTAttagctattcttttcttcacTCCTGATGATGATTGTAGACTGGTGCCAACATGA